The DNA segment CCAGGGCCAGGAGGAGGGGGCGTTAGGAGGGGGCCGGCCCCGGAGGAGGGGGCATTTAAGAGGACACCCAGGGCCAGGATGAGGGGCTGTTAGGTGGGCACTGGCCCAGATTGGCCCTGCCTCTAAGCACACGGAGGCCTGTTCCTGGGACAGAGCCGCAGGAAGGACAGGGCGGATGCCTGAGTGCTTAAGGCCTTCGTCCCTCCAGCTGGCCACACCCAGCCCCCCAGCTGGGCCTCTCTTCACTTTCCAGAGCCTCTCCCCTTCCTGCCTTCTCCTGCTCCAGGATGAGTCCAACCGATCCCGGGGAACACAGCCCTGAAGGTCCCAGAACAAAGCCCCAAGTGGAACCCCACGATGACAGGGACCCTCTTAGCTCATGGGACGACGGCACGACCCCCAGGCCCAAGGGGGAAGGTGAGCGGGAGAACACTGACTTGTCTCGCCCCGGCCTCACTTTCACCCGGAAGAGGCCATACACAGGGCGGTGGTCGGACGTCTTGATCCCGGGGCAGGAAGAGTAGCTCACAGGACAGATGTCACCCTTGTGGCGGCTTCTGTACAAGACGCGGTCCTTTGGGAAGATTGCAGAGGCAGGAGGTCCAGTTACTTGTGAGGAGCCGTGGGGCGTGGCCCGCTCACCTCCCTGCTGTTCTCAAGCGCCCCCCACAAGGAAGCCTTCTGGGACCCCTGACACTCATGCCCATTTTGTTGCCTGGCGTCTGTGGCCAGCTGGGCCAGGGCCTGTCCCTCGCCGCTGGAGAGACCCTGTGGACAGCGGCTGCTCCTACCCTGCCCTGCCTCAGTGGCTTCTTGAGGCTTCCAGCAGATATCCAGATATCGGGACATGCCCAGAGATGCAGCCATGGGCCTGGCAGGAGGGTGAGCGAGGGTGCAAcgggcagagggcagaggctcTGCAGGCCGGAGGCGAGGGCATGGCTGGTGCCCTGTGTGCCAGCCGGCTCACCCAGCCTTGAAAACACCCATGGAGAGGGCGCCGTTCTCCACCAAAGGGGACTTGCCACAAGGCCaaggtgcagagctgagtttcaAGTCCAGGCCGTCCAGGCTCAGACCCCTGACGCCAGGCATCGGTTCCCGGCTGTGGGAGATGCCTGCCCTGGAAGCACTCTGCACCGCAGCGGTGGGCAGGCCTCACCGTGTATGAGGGCGTCCTCTGCTTGGAGGTGCTGTCGTACGTGTCCTTCCCGATGTCAAACTTGTATGATGGGAGGAAGTGGATGTCCGGCTCCTGGAAGCCCTTGAAGATGGACCCTGCCACAGGATGGGCACTCGGACTGGCTCAGACCAGCTTGTGCCAGCCGCCGCACCCCAGGCCCTCACCTCTCCTCATCTCCCACCAcgcccaccctccccccacccgccGCAGGCCCTCACCTTTCCTCATCTCCCGCCACGCCCGCCCCCCCAGGCCCTCACCTCTCCTCATCTCCCTCCACGCCCGCCCCCCAGGCCCTCACCTCTCCTCATCTCCCTCCACGCCCGCCCCCCAGGCCCTCACCTCTCCTCATCTCCCTCCACGCCCGCCCCCCCAGGCCCTCACCTCTCCTCATCTCCCTCCACGCCCGCCCCCCCAGGCCCTCACCTCTCCTCATCTCCCTCCACGCCCGCCCCCCAGGCCCTCACCTTTCCTCATCTCCCTCCACGCCCGCCCCCCCAGGCCCTCACCTTTCCTCATCTCCCGCCACGCCCGCCCCCCCAGGCCCTCACCTTTCCTCATCTCCCTCCACGCCCGCCCCCCCAGGCCCTCACCTCTCCTCATCTCCCTCCACGCCCGCCCCCCCAGGCCCTCACCTCTCCTCATCTCCCTCCACGCCCGCCCCCCAGGCCCTCACCTTTCCTCATCTCCCTCCACGCCCGCCCCCCAGGCCCTCACCTCTCCTCATCTCCCTCCACGCCCGCCCCCCCAGGCCCTCACCTCTCCTCATCTCCCTCCATGCCCGCCCCCCCAGGCCCTCACCTTTCCGCATCTCCCGGATGAGCTGGTCGTGCTGCAGCAGCGCCGGCACGTCCACCACCAGGCCCTGGCACAGGAGGGCGTCCACGACTGTGCGCCCGCCACTCAGGCGGAAGTTGAAGTCTCCAAACCAGAACACCTCATCGAAGCGGGTGGTGACGTCCGCTGCGGCACAGTGGGCCATGTGTGGGCACAGGCAGAGGGACGGCAggtccttccccttccccagaaCATGGCCTGGGAGTGGCTCTCAGGGGAAGTGGGTCTTGGGCGCCAGCCGGTGGGGCCGGGCCCTCAGGGGTGGGATTCGCACTGGGACAGTTCCAGAAGGCACCTGGAGCAGCCTCAGGAGCAGACGATGCCCATGGCAGGCGATGGCCACGTCCCTGCTCCTCTCCACACAGCCAGGGGAGGCGGCGGGGCGGGCAGTGGCGAGGACCAGGACCCAGGCTAGTGGGCCACGCCGAGTGGACAGGATCCGCCCACCCCACTAACCGTGCTAAAGAACCGCGAGGGGCCATGCGCTGGGGGCACTGGACGTTTCGGCCCTCGCTTCCCAAAGCTCAGGACGCTGCCTCTTCAGAACTGCCCTAAAAACGACGGGCGCCCGTGTGCGAACCACGGCGGCACCACCCACACGCAGCGTGGACGCCCTCACCTGCGCTGGAGCGATAGGGGTTGGTGTCGGGCACATTTCTGGGCAGGACCAGGGCTTGTACAGTCCTGGTGTAGTCCAGCAGCCGCTCCGCCACCTTCCCGTCACCTGCTGTGGGAACAGAAATGGGGTAGGGACCACAGGGTTCCGGATGCTCGAGTCTCCCTAAAGCGCCGCACCTCTGGACTGTGCCCTGACTGCGCACCCCCGGCAGACGCAACCCCACCGGGCATCCGCTGCCGGGCCCAGCCAGTGACATTTCCGCCTCGGAGGACAGAGCACGGGCCCAGCACGGCACGCCCTCGGTGCCGGGGTCTGCCGGGGGTCCTTGGCGTGCATCTTAGCAAGCGTGGTGCCCACCCCACGGCCCTGGGTGGAAGATGAAGCCAGCGGTCAGGACCCCTGCCTTGGACAGGGTCCCGGTCAGGAGAGGAAGCTGTTCTCACACAGCACCTGCGGTGCGGGCACCAAGCAACTTACAGGTGAAGTGGGACGTGATGAAGAGGAAGGAAGTGCCAAAAAAGGTGAAGCTGATGCCCAAGGCCCCCTTGGTCTTGATCTGAGACACGATGCGTGTGGTCACCGTGGAGCACTCCACCTCTGTGGGAGGGGCAGCCCTCAGCTCACCTGTGGGACGCTGCCACCTTCCAGCCGCGCCCACCCCTCCAGCCGCGCCCACCTGAGCAGAACCAGATGAGGTCCCTGCGGATGAAGAGCGACATGTAGAGCACGCCGTGGGCCGCCGAGGACAGCAGCACATAGTGCGGGCCCAGCGTCTCCTGCAGACGAGTCTCCCACTCCCGCCTGCAGAGGAGGAAGCACGGCCGGCTGGGGGACATGGCCTCCCAGCTCCGCCACCCCCAGACCTGCTGCCCAGAGCCCCTCGAGGAGCTACCAGGGAAACCCCACGACCTGGCCTTGGTGTCTTGCGCGGAGAAGCAATTGCCAGAAGGCCTGGTGGGCCAGAGTTGGGACCTGCCGGGGGCCACAGGCCCCAGTTCCACTTGAGTGGCTCCCCTGGACCCCCGCCGAGACCCCAGTGAGCAGAGCTCCTCCCGCCTGAGGGACTCATGGGCCAGGGAGGTGGGGCCCACCTCAACTCCTTCCCCCAGAGCACCTGTGTGGGCGGCAGCCACCTGCTGTTCCCGCCATGACATGGGGGCCCGGGAGGCCTTGGGGCCCGGCCCTGCTCCGGCTGCCCTTCTACTCTCGCACGCCAACAGTTTGTTACCAAAATCAAATCTCATTGATTTTAAACTCTCCGAGTTGCCACTGGAAAAAAATCTGACCCATGCCTCCCACCCAGGCGTGGAGGCTGCCCGTGCCCGGCCGCCACCCGGGTCTCAGCGCCCAGCAGCTTCAGAGACGGCAGCCCCCGGGCAGGCACTGCAGATCTGTGCCCGGCCACGAACCGGGTATCAGCGCCCAGCAGCTTCACAGATGGCAGCCCCCGGGCAGGCACTGCAGACCCGTGCCCAGCCATGACCACAGGTCTCAGCACCCAGCTGCTTCAGAGACGGCAGCCCCTGGGCAGGCACTGCAGGGCCTGCAGCCGCCCTACCTGTCAGAACAGCCCTCCTGGACCCCGATGACATACAGGTCCTGGGCATAGTCGGCCTCGGCTGGGAGCAGGAACTCGTCCAGGCTGGGCGGGAGCTCCTGGAAGGAGGGAGCATGTGGTGGGCCGGCTCCTCCCGAAACCTGCAGGCGCCTGTGGGTGAATCCCACTGCGGTGCCTTGAGTACCAGCGACTCCTCCGAatgaggggaaactgaggccagggccAAAAAGGGAGCTGCCCGGTCTCCGAGGCAGCCTCTGACACACCAAACACGCCTCACGTTGGCCCTCGGCCTGTTTCCCTCTCCAAGCACGAGTCTGTCCAACGACCACCCCTGTATGACCCTCCCGTCACCATGACCCCAGCCCGTGCTGCCCACCCTGTCCCTGAGCCACCCCTACGCGTGCCCCGCTGGCCGCCCTCCCGCTCACCTTGAGCAGGTGATTCTCGGCCAGGCCCGTTGCCCCAACCCCCTCCCCTACTTTCTGCAGCCACGTGGCCAGGGAGGTGCAGGTGGGAGCTCTGGGGGATGGGGGTCCTTACCCACTCTCACCCTCCTGTACTGCGGTTAGCAGTGGGGTGCACCTCGGGGCTCTGCCCTCCTGGCCCCAGGATGAGGCACAGAGCTGCCCCGTCCCCCTCACCCGCCTTTGTCCAGCACCACCCCACCCTTCCCCGCCCAGCACCACCCACAGCCACTCACCTTCTGGCCCTGCATGTTCCAGGTGGCCACGAAGAGTGCCACGTTCCGGTCTGGGAAGTAGCGGGCCAGCTCATCCGCCCCCAACAGGGCCCCGCTGGCCAGGAGGCTGCCCTCCAGGTAACTCCTGTGACGGGAGGACCCCAagctcagggccaggcacaggaCACATCCCTGGGGGTCTGGGCCAGGTCCCCAGGGACAATAGCAAAACCCATGGAATGTCAGGAGCTGCCCCCAGCCCCAAGCAAGGACTCTCCTGGCCCCCGCGGCACTGCTGTCTGCTCTCCAGGAACACAAGGCCTGACCTGGTTGCACAAACACCCAGAGCGGGTTCACACCCCCTCCCTACCTCCCGGGAAGAGGCATGAGAGGGTGACGGTTTGGGCTTTTTGGTGGTGGgatcctggaaaagccacagagagGAGCTCCCAAACTATAAGCCAAGGCAGTGGGCACAGGGTGCTGTTCGGGGAGGGGCTggtcctcctcctttctcctttggCCCCAGCACCAGGCAGGACGGTCTAAGATACAGAGACCACACGAGCCACACGGAAACGCGTCCATCTCCTCGACACCCCGTGGCTTTGACGCACTTTTGGGTTTGCTTGTTTTGGTTTCTagtggggacagggtctcactccgtgcccaggctggagtgcagtggcactaacacagctccctgcagcctctacctcccgggctcaagtgatcctcctgcctcagcctcccgagtagctgggactccaggtgcagtgccaccacgcccggctagttatttatttattttttatttttgtagaaacagggtctcgccacgttgtccaggctgatgCTTTCAGATTTTAATACGGCGGTGCACACAGATGGTTAAACACCGTGTGGCACAGCAAcgtccctgcccctccccacactcAGCACCTTCTGCCACGAGGGCTGGTAACCCGTCAAGAGGCAACCGCACACGCCTGCCGCTCCGTGGGACATCCAGTGTCTGTCGCCGTGGGCTCTGCTACGGTGGTGCAAGAGCCACCAGGGGATGTGGACACAAGGGGTGCAGCCGTGTGCCCGAGACGCTTGATTTACAGacactgaaatctgaattttaCAATTTTCTTGTACTATGAAACATCATTAGAATGGTTTTGACTTTTTCCAACCATTTGGAAATGTAAAACCCGTTCTCAGCTCGCCGACTATACAGAAACGCCGTGGGCTAGGCTTGCCAGCCGTCCTCCCCGCTCCCTCTCTAAGTAACACTTGTGCGGCTCCTTCTGGATACGCCGTCTTCTGACATGGTTCCCTTCCGCAAGGGGACACGAGAGCATAGTGCCGGATTCCTGTGACCTCCCGCGAGAACTTCTTCAACCCTGGCTGCGGCTCACCAAGCTTCACTGGACACGTTAAATCATGTCAGCAGGGAGGAACCTCGCTACCTCACCCCTAAAACTGTCGACAATCCCGGTCGGGACAGCTGTGTTCACACAGTGGTCATTCGGGACAGAGAGCGTTCCTGTGGGCACCCCTGTCAAGTGATCCCGGGCCCAGCAGGGGCTCCTcggtcaccaggctggaggcCCACGGCCCCTTTGCCGGCAGCGCCCATCATGTCCACACCAGCAGCCACGTGGTCAGTCTGCCCAGCTCTGTCCAGAGCATGGTTAGTAACAGCAGGCCAGGGGCGGCCCTCACAGCCATTCCTGTGTCTAGACACgggcaggggcagagctgcctcgGACCCCCATCCAGGGCCAGGACACTGCACAGCTTCTGCATGAGGACGCTCAGGCTGGCTGCCACAGCCTGGGCCAGCTCTCCGAGCAAAAGGAACGGGTGGGGAAAGGCCCCCTAACCCGCCCTGGCAGCCCCAAGGCACTGGCAAAAGCCAGCAGCCATTCTCAAACAGGGCGGACCCAGCCCGTGCACACGCGGCCCGCAAACTCAGAATGGGTTTTACTGTGTGGAacggcagagaaagaaaaaagagcgAGGTTCCAATGTATGTCCCTAATAGACTCACTGGCACACAGACGCCCTTTGGTCCCCACTGTCTGTGTCTCCCCCTTGACAGAAAGAGTGCGCCGACTCCTATTCTAGAACAGACCGGAGGTCTGGAAATGGGAAGCTGTTAGGCAGCAGAACTGGGTTAAAGGATCCACGTCAACCCTCGTTTCCTGGTTGTTTGAAAACAATGACTTGAGGGTCCAAATTTGAGACACGACTGTCCTTTTCTCTAACAGGTGTATCTACGTCAACCggatctaattttaaaatgtgatgctTTAGATGCACTAAGAAATCTCACTCTTTACGAGAAGCCCTGCAGtgaattattttaacaaaagcaGCAGTCTTGCCCTGGATGTGATCGCACCTGCTCCATCCATGACAGGAGGAGAGTATGGTGGGGGCGCCAGGCACGGGCCCTCACTCCAGGCCTGAGCCCACCTGCCTGCTGGTGCACCACAGACGCGGGGAAGTGAGGCTACCTTCGGGGACTGTGGTGAGCTGAACAGTGATCCCCAAAGCCATGtccactcccagagccccagaACCTTGGAATGGGACCTTATTCGGAAACGGGGTCTTTGCAAACGTGTTTAATTAAGGATCTCGAGATAAGACCACCCTGGATTTAGGGTAGGCAGTAAAttcaatgactggtgtccttataaaaagagaggGGAACACAGAGAGACAGGGAAGAGGCCAcataaagacagaggcagagactggagcatgcggccacaagccaaggaacaagTGGGGCCCCAGGAGCGGGAGGCAGCGGGAGGACC comes from the Homo sapiens chromosome 9, GRCh38.p14 Primary Assembly genome and includes:
- the INPP5E gene encoding phosphatidylinositol polyphosphate 5-phosphatase type IV isoform X1, giving the protein MPSKAENLRPSEPAPQPPEGRTLQGQLPGAPPAQRAGSPPDAPGSESPALACSTPATPSGEDPPARAAPIAPRPPARPRLERALSLDDKGWRRRRFRGSQEDLEARNGTSPSRGSVQSEGPGAPAHSCSPPCLSTSLQEIPKSRGVLSSERGSPSSGGNPLSGVASSSPNLPHRDAAVAGSSPRLPSLLPPRPPPALSLDIASDSLRTANKVDSDLADYKLRAQPLLVRAHSSLGPGRPRSPLACDDCSLRSAKSSFSLLAPIRSKDVRSRSYLEGSLLASGALLGADELARYFPDRNVALFVATWNMQGQKELPPSLDEFLLPAEADYAQDLYVIGVQEGCSDRREWETRLQETLGPHYVLLSSAAHGVLYMSLFIRRDLIWFCSEVECSTVTTRIVSQIKTKGALGISFTFFGTSFLFITSHFTSGDGKVAERLLDYTRTVQALVLPRNVPDTNPYRSSAADVTTRFDEVFWFGDFNFRLSGGRTVVDALLCQGLVVDVPALLQHDQLIREMRKGSIFKGFQEPDIHFLPSYKFDIGKDTYDSTSKQRTPSYTDRVLYRSRHKGDICPVSYSSCPGIKTSDHRPVYGLFRVKVRPGRDKN
- the INPP5E gene encoding phosphatidylinositol polyphosphate 5-phosphatase type IV isoform X2, giving the protein MPSKAENLRPSEPAPQPPEGRTLQGQLPGAPPAQRAGSPPDAPGSESPALACSTPATPSGEDPPARAAPIAPRPPARPRLERALSLDDKGWRRRRFRGSQEDLEARNGTSPSRGSVQSEGPGAPAHSCSPPCLSTSLQEIPKSRGVLSSERGSPSSGGNPLSGVASSSPNLPHRDAAVAGSSPRLPSLLPPRPPPALSLDIASDSLRTANKVDSDLADYKLRAQPLLVRAHSSLGPGRPRSPLACDDCSLRSAKSSFSLLAPIRSKDVRSRSYLEGSLLASGALLGADELARYFPDRNVALFVATWNMQGQKELPPSLDEFLLPAEADYAQDLYVIGVQEGCSDRREWETRLQETLGPHYVLLSSAAHGVLYMSLFIRRDLIWFCSEVECSTVTTRIVSQIKTKGALGISFTFFGTSFLFITSHFTCDGKVAERLLDYTRTVQALVLPRNVPDTNPYRSSAADVTTRFDEVFWFGDFNFRLSGGRTVVDALLCQGLVVDVPALLQHDQLIREMRKGSIFKGFQEPDIHFLPSYKFDIGKDTYDSTSKQRTPSYTDRVLYRSRHKGDICPVSYSSCPGIKTSDHRPVYGLFRVKVRPGRDKN
- the INPP5E gene encoding phosphatidylinositol polyphosphate 5-phosphatase type IV isoform 2 (isoform 2 is encoded by transcript variant 2) gives rise to the protein MPSKAENLRPSEPAPQPPEGRTLQGQLPGAPPAQRAGSPPDAPGSESPALACSTPATPSGEDPPARAAPIAPRPPARPRLERALSLDDKGWRRRRFRGSQEDLEARNGTSPSRGSVQSEGPGAPAHSCSPPCLSTSLQEIPKSRGVLSSERGSPSSGGNPLSGVASSSPNLPHRDAAVAGSSPRLPSLLPPRPPPALSLDIASDSLRTANKVDSDLADYKLRAQPLLVRAHSSLGPGRPRSPLACDDCSLRSAKSSFSLLAPIRSKDVRSRSYLEGSLLASGALLGADELARYFPDRNVALFVATWNMQGQKELPPSLDEFLLPAEADYAQDLYVIGVQEGCSDRREWETRLQETLGPHYVLLSSAAHGVLYMSLFIRRDLIWFCSEVECSTVTTRIVSQIKTKGALGISFTFFGTSFLFITSHFTCDGKVAERLLDYTRTVQALVLPRNVPDTNPYRSSAADVTTRFDEVFWFGDFNFRLSGGRTVVDALLCQGLVVDVPALLQHDQLIREMRKGSIFKGFQEPDIHFLPSYKFDIGKDTYDSTSKQRTPSYTDRVLYRSRHKGDICPVSYSSCPGIKTSDHRPVYGLFRVKVRPGRDNIPLAAGKFDRELYLLGIKRRISKEIQRQQALQSQNSSTICSVS
- the INPP5E gene encoding phosphatidylinositol polyphosphate 5-phosphatase type IV isoform 1 (isoform 1 is encoded by transcript variant 1), translated to MPSKAENLRPSEPAPQPPEGRTLQGQLPGAPPAQRAGSPPDAPGSESPALACSTPATPSGEDPPARAAPIAPRPPARPRLERALSLDDKGWRRRRFRGSQEDLEARNGTSPSRGSVQSEGPGAPAHSCSPPCLSTSLQEIPKSRGVLSSERGSPSSGGNPLSGVASSSPNLPHRDAAVAGSSPRLPSLLPPRPPPALSLDIASDSLRTANKVDSDLADYKLRAQPLLVRAHSSLGPGRPRSPLACDDCSLRSAKSSFSLLAPIRSKDVRSRSYLEGSLLASGALLGADELARYFPDRNVALFVATWNMQGQKELPPSLDEFLLPAEADYAQDLYVIGVQEGCSDRREWETRLQETLGPHYVLLSSAAHGVLYMSLFIRRDLIWFCSEVECSTVTTRIVSQIKTKGALGISFTFFGTSFLFITSHFTSGDGKVAERLLDYTRTVQALVLPRNVPDTNPYRSSAADVTTRFDEVFWFGDFNFRLSGGRTVVDALLCQGLVVDVPALLQHDQLIREMRKGSIFKGFQEPDIHFLPSYKFDIGKDTYDSTSKQRTPSYTDRVLYRSRHKGDICPVSYSSCPGIKTSDHRPVYGLFRVKVRPGRDNIPLAAGKFDRELYLLGIKRRISKEIQRQQALQSQNSSTICSVS